The genomic window aaagtaaaaaataaaaaaatatgaaaaaaaaatttttaggaaacgcttttctttagttccgagtgactaaaattaaaaatattaaaaaatcaactaaaaagcaaaaaataaaaaaattgaaaaaatccaacacattcgttaaagaaaagcgtggtgcaaaaacagtttattcgatgaagacgcgccacgcttttctttgacgaatgtgttggattttttcaatttttttattttttgctttttagttgattttttaatatttttaattttagtcactcggaactaaagaaaagcgtttcctaaaaatttttttttcatatttttttttttcattacagctgtcattttacgtacaaaagacttttaacagtgctcattttaaagcttattttaagcactataaaatcctttctcattagcatgcataaaatttattcgctctccgctagatggcattgaatacatcgattaCGGCTTGATCTTCAGTATCTCGCTTAATATTACACTCTTTAAAAAaccaatttgtttattttttacctgctacaattttgttcattattatcgttaaaatgcatattttggagatatttgcaaaaaacttgaaaatcgtgagaaaattccgaattttcaattgccaataacttgcaaagtattgggtttttgaaaatactttatacaacatttttggcttaaaattaggtcttctatcgatatctgaggttattttgaaaaaaaaaaatttccaccaccgaaaaggggtgacaaccacccccggggtgaaaacggagttcgggtTTTGAAGTTAACGGtaggataagcctaattccaaaatttcatgtaaatcggttcgtagtaaaaaatttttgagctAAAAAGCTTCAATGACTGTACTATTAACCTCTGGAGAATATTTTTATGTTAAATGTGTGGTGACCCttaacatacgtcggtagcaccacatttcaaatgcctctaattgtATGGGGTCTTCTATAAGACTCCAGCTCTCTACTCCGTAGAGGAGATACTAAAGACggaacatctaagaattcttatgcttatattgatacttaaagataaGTTGCAGAGAATCTTCTAAGAccgttaaaagagcttctggctttttcgaTATAACTTTTTATTTCGTAGCCATGATCCCAAGCATCCTTAATATTGCAACCTAAATAGAATATTTTCTCCACTATTTCTAACGGTGTGTCAATTattgtaatttgggcgtttatgttgttGTTCTTactatttttgtcttcttacaagGTAGTTTTCTGATTCTTTCAGcgttaaaaatacataatttgctTGTGTACTCGTAATTGTTTTAATTACTAGGGTTACGATTTATAAAGAACATATTGTAGGTATATGAATGAAGTCTTTCACTTAATTCGGGAGTCAGATCATTTCTCTGCGCATACTACTACTCAACGACCCACTACTACCATATTTTAAGAAAAGAAGAACGAAAATCATTACATTAACTCATTATACTATATTACACTTACACTATgctataggtttgttccaactagcggtcaaaccagtcagaaactatcagcgaatagtcgaccagcgcgagtagcactgatgactgtattatgttctcgcACTGGCGAACTGCTTGCTGAcgatttctgactagtttgactgttggtTGGAACAGACCCTATATACTAACGGGTATCTTATGGGTTCCAAGGGTATTTGTTTAAATTAGGGATTGTCTTTCTAACCAAATATTGATCTCTATATTTCTCTAGCGAGTGGAAAGGGATCTTCATGGCAAAACGCAAGCTCATAACCACGTTTTTCAATACGGTATATCTCAAGAACAGTGTCCTACTGCTACTAACAATAACACACTGCCCCACATGCTGAATATCGACATCGCTATGCAACAACAGAAGCAGCAAGGTAAGCAAATATtatgtatttgtattattttgtgTCAATTTATATACAAGAGATCTGAAATTGCATTCATTTCTAGAGACTATCGTATCGGAAGGTTATTATTCTCTGTACATATGTCGAGGTTTCATAACATTGGTATATAAGTGTGAAATATCTTGAATCAAGGAAGATTTTCCGTGAAACCCAGAGGAAACCCTTACAGAACCGGGATGTCTTGTTTGTCTGTCTTTCACGAAAAACCCGTGTACACATCACTGTTTGCATTTTAAACTAGTTCGCAAGGAGAACAAGCGCTTGTTCATTACGAGAGCACAACGAGAGGCTGAATCTTAGAACTTCACGGTACTTATCACGGTACCGTTTCAAGATAAAATAGCGAAACAAGCGTCCTCTCTATCCGGGAGTCAGAACAATAGAGAGTTATTCTCACGTACGTTGCCTGCGGAGGTCACCAGTCAAGAGAGATTCGCGTCTGTTCATTTTGAGAGGAGGAACCAGAGAGTTAATTTTCGTTTACATTGTTCAAATATGTCTGTATTTCTAAAGGAGTGGAGGGGAGTCGGTAttagaaatttttagtaaacaaaaatattttgtgaatatttataATTTCAGATGTCTTATATAGAGCATTTAAAATATTGATAGAATCATTTATTTACATCTTAACTATTATAGCCATAAGACTATGCATATGAAAtcgtttattaataaaaaaatatgagcTTTTGACACATTTATACTATCAAAACCGTTTTACTGTGCTGATGATTCGTCTGTAGGAACCAGATGGGGGTTATTTAGATATATTGATGCAGATTCGGGTGGCCTATGTACGCTTTccctttatatttttatttgcagACTCAGAAGAGTCAATCGTTTCCGAATCCTCTTCTATGTCCATTTTATTCCAACGAATTGGGACGAAATGCTGTCAAGTACGGCAAGGCACTCATACCGTGCCAATTTTATAATCTAGAAATGCACCATGGACTCCTGAACATGATGATCAAACGCTTGGATATTGCAGCGTAGCTCCAGCCAAGCTTCTACACTGGCTGGCAATGAACTTCCTGAAGAATATCATGACGTCCTAGAAGAAACTCTCCTTAGGCATCGCAGACAATAACAAGCTGCAATCAAAAAACGCTAATTCAAGACGGTTTCCAATGTATAGCCTTAAAAACTCTTACCCTTCTTGCCCATCTTCAATTTCTTCGCTCCAGTAGAAGTTCCGTCACTCTCCTCATTATTATCGTCAATGGACAGTGCTATTCTTCACTTCAAACTCCcgcaacaaaaaaaaagaagcagCCCCACCTTGAAGAGAGGAAAGCCTAAGCAAGGTTTCATAACGTTCAGATATGATTGTTGGTTTGGGTGCCAAATTTTCAGTGCTGTAAAACATAGATGTAACTAAATGTTTCTAAAGTTATTCTACTTTGTTTTTATCTGTGCATGCTTGTATGTTGCATGTTAAATTGTGTTTTTGTCTACATTTTTACAATTAGTGCCTTCGAATGTATTGAATGTATCTTCTTGGGCCAATAAAGTTAAATCGTATCATTTTGTATGTAGGTTTTTAGCATTAGTAATGTGTTGAATTtcattataactttataaaaatatattagtatAGTATAGAAACTTTATTTTACACAACTGTTAGAAAAACGAATAAGAAATGGAAACAATcaatgaaattgaagatgatcacaTGCATCATACACTAATAGAAATATGTACATAtaaaggaagaaatagaaaatgaaataaagggACTAAAAAatcccaggaataacagaaatattgGCTGTGAGCCAATATTTCCAAATAATGGAAATGAGATGTGAAAACTATAGTAGCATTGCTTTGCTAGAAGTACTTTACAAAATCTTGAAACAAGTTATAAGAAAAAAGCTAAATCAATACACGGAAAAGATATTgggcgaatatcaggcaggattcagaaacAATAGATAGACGACAAACCAAATATGTATTTGCGCTAAAAGAAAATGGTGAATAGACAACAAATGTACGAACTAATCAAAAGAGATTACTGTGAGAGATAAACATTACTATGGAAAACGTtcacacaacaaacgaaataacATGTAAGGgcaataaatcaaataattttgaaacaaaggacGGATTAAAACAAGAAGATCCGCTATCGATGACTTCTTTTAATCTGATACTGTAAGGTATAATCAGACAAAGCAAAATAAATGTACAGGAAACAATATCTAAGAATGGTCATCAGTGTATAGCATTATAGCAGACGATCTAACACTATTAACGGCAAGTaagaaagaactaaaagatgAATGAACAATATAATAAGAGGCAAACAATTTGCGCTtataataaataaggaaaagacaaaatatgttgttctgaagctatttgcttGTAGCATCTTAATGCAATTTAGTATTTCTGGTGGAAACAAGCCACAACTTtactttaaaaattaagtttatttgacgtttggATTTCCACTTCGAACTCACTCTTCAATAATCTTCTCTGTGTTCAAGTACGTCCTGGAACATATTTTGAGTTAAAGTATAGTccatatagtggagtcactgaaggtggatatgagctattacctccgatttcgttgaacctccatcgatttgcatgaaaattggtgagtggttagaggatatctcaaggaacaaaggtgacatggtgccaacttgcgcttttaccctgggggtggatgccaccccttctcgggggtgaaaattattttattaaaaataaccccataattcgatacagggacaaatttcaagcaaaatttgttttataaagttattaaaataaatcagaactttttgagttattaaagatcaaagattttaatttttcttgagaaaaatgcatgtttttaaccaatttttcatcaataactcaaaaagtgtaagtttttacaaaaaagttataattatcaaaattgaagctaataaaaagtgaaataaatttcttactagaaaaaccttttaatgttaactaaaagtgagttataggtaattgaatgtatatttttttcggcgagtaaaaaactcatattcaagctgaaataccgggaaattgatgcattttataacataaacatttgtcaaagtacttaaaaatatatatcaaatgagcccccgaacatgttgacagcgttaaaatttatgctccaaaattttttcaaaatttatcttttaaaaatttttccaaaaaatgttattgttttttttttaataacttcgttcgtgtttacgatatccggttcacctaaaaactgtttgaaagataattccaagtgctatttaaccACGTTAAACCTTATCttctaaaccccttacttttttaaaaaataaaagttacatgactccggttgcatggttcccacagcaaaatttaagatttaaacgtttctatctcggttattttttatcctatagaaatagtaaagcaggtaaaatatttggcatagaaaaaactaaaatttggttatatataattgtttacgtatattgagtatttttggagttattatcaaaagaatataagaattacaataattttaaaagctatgatttttttaaattatatcattttttcaaaaatatgcattctaaaccggtcaaaattatcgaaaacattacttatgctaatacatacaaagaagttcttgtaaggattactataaattttaatttttgtggaaatggcgtatgttttatttttcactttttcctaaaaaaatcgaaacggttcttttatttttattataacttgcttaattttgacgccattaccttgttctgaagctcatttgataggtattccgaagtactttgacaaatgtttagcaggaatattttatacattgcatcgttttcccgttatttaacttgaatacttagatttgagcactcgtcgaaaaaaatacacatttaattgccaataactcactttgaactaacattagtttagttttttatgtgagaaatgtattcaattttttattatcttcaatttcagtaataacacCTTTTTTGTAAaggcttatagtttttgatttatacgtgaaaaaccgatttaaaacatgcgttttttacgaaaaaataaaatctttggtgtttaataactcaaaaagttttgatttattttaataactctatataacaaattttgcttgaaatttgtccctctatcgaattatggggttatttttaataaaataattttcacccccgagaaggggtggcatccacccccagggtaaaagcgcaagttggcatcatgtcacctttgttccttgaggtatcttctaattgctcaccaattttcatgaaaatcgatggaggttcaacgaaatcggaggtgaaaaccttcagtgactgcactaataaatGTGCAGCTTGCATTACTCCACTTATGTTTCATTCATTTTTTTGTCACTACTTGTGGTTTTATAgatatttaaagatttttaagttatgagGACTGTGAATTTTTCTTTCGAGGGTGTTCAATAACACGCTTAGTTTGTTATAAATatataacttaatataacaaacaGACCGCAGTAATAACTTTACTGGATTGAAATATTTTTGCGGCAGTTTTGTTAAGACAGCCAAATTGAGTAggattttttaaaatcggttttaaAATACTCAACTAAACGTCAAAACGTCTGTCAAAAGTTGATACCGTCAAAACATTTGCAgatttaatcattattttaatgacATCGTATTTAAAAGTACAAAGAAGTGAATGTGGTCGTATCTCAAAATTATAGTGAACTTATAAAAGTGGAATGGACAAATCTTCAAAGCCAAAAAGATCAAAAAACCCTGAAGAAAATAAACTAGATTTAGAGTTTCGTCAAATCCTTTGCGTAATCAAACAATTCATACCTTACGTAAATTCAAACTCCCATTTGTCTGCATATCGTAGTTGGTTAGAAAAACTTAGTTCTGCACAAACTGAGAAAGCCAATAGGAATAGGTACCTGATAGAATTAGCTAAACAAATTAAAGATAATGTCCTAGTTTATCCTTTCCACGAAAATCCATCTGGTGTGGATCTGGAACAATTTACAGAAGCAGAAAGTGATGGAGAACTGACTGAAGAAGGTAATTCAATATTATGCGATGTACTTTGTAACGCCAACAATATATCTGCAGATTCTTCTCTTATAATGCCAAAAGAATACAGCCAAAATGTACAAGAAAGACAAGGCAATGTAGAAAATATTGGCACAAATGATTTGAGATGTCCAAAAATGCCCGAAGAAAGTTCTTGGTTGGATCTAACCGATGGCGATGAGAGCCAAACTTCAATTCAAGTGGCTCAACTTAATGGATCGGGTGACactaaaaaagaaacaaaaagcaTTCAATTCAAAGATGACACAACGACCAAAGAAGTAGTAGATGGTAAGGTTCCTTTAAAGAACACAAATTTTGTACCTGCTGATTGGAAAGACACTATAGAAGCTTTACAAATGAGGTTAACAGAAACTTTGAACCAAAACGAAGACTTGAAACGTATGCTTGAATCGCAAAATACTGCTTTATCGTACGAGGTCAAAGCTAGAGAAGAAGTCGAAGGTAAGTTGAAGAAATCGTCGGAATTGTTTAAAAAGCAAAGTGAAATAATACATGTAAGAAACGAAGAGGcgtttaaaaaatttgaaacatCCTTTCAAATGGAATTGAATGATGTCCACCATAGCTACCAAATACGCATGGAAGAGATGAAGGCCAACTATGAAGCACGAATAGCTGAAATAAAATTAGAATTCGAGAATGACAAGAAAGCAAAAGACCAAGAAATATGCCGATTATCAGAGATAATACATCAACAATGCACAAGAATGTCCAACGAGATCACCGCTCTCAAAACACAAGTGGAAAGTACATTTAATCATAAACCAGAAGACAAAATCATCTTGCTACAGAAATGTATATCAAAGATGAACAAGTTTTACCAAAAATCCGAGAAAGAGTACTTAAAACAAATAGAAAAGCTCAAACAAGACATCGAGTTTAAAGATAAGCTTCAGTTGATCCAGATGAAGACACAACACGCAGAGTTGACGGTGCAATCTAGCGTCGAAAGGCAGAAACATATCGACGATATCATCAACAATTTAGAGGTTAAGTACATAAAAATGTTGGAAATGCACGAAAAGCAAGTTATGGAGAGTAAGAAGATTGACGATGAACGATTGCAGTATTTAAAAGATTTGttagaaaaacataatatatccTTTAAAGTGTTTTAACGAAACAAATAAAATGtacaataataaaaatgtaaggttATATTGTTAGTATTGTTCAAAACTCCATATACACTTCAAAAATCAGAAATCTGAAAAATAACTGTTAAATTCATAAGCTGGTAAAATTTATGTACCAGTAGAGTAGCAAATGGAGAATTTGTCAATATTCGTGGTGTTTTTTCTCTCCTCCCATCTCCAGTTTTATTCCGATTCCTTGTACGTTTAAagttcttattcttctttttttggggcaGTCCATTTCTAAAGGTTTGCGTACAATACATCAAATTCTTTTGTATTCTCAGCCGCTCTTAGTAATTGTTGAACGTTCAGGTCCGTCCAAGTTCTGATATTACGAAACCATGCCATTGTTATTCTGCCTACTCCACTTCGACCTTCTATCTTCCCTCCAACTATTAGTGGTAACATGGCTTCTAGCCGTCTTATGGTATTTACTTTCAATGTCCAGGCTTCATCACCATACAGAAGGACGGACCAAACTCAGCATTTAATAACTCTAATTCGGGCGTCATAAAGTTCGTTTTCggttatataccgggtgtccacttatattttcccccatttcaactgcctataacttctaaacggctcaagatagaaatatgcggttttcactgaaatgttttattttagtaaaagttttgtctgaatggatggaattttttatatcgctttcaaatacgaaataaaaaatggcggatttttgaaaaaactttgttgactttttttaatggaacacccagtatattcttttgtaaattgaaagaaaggtcattcacctatctagcgatataaagtttttcaaaatcggtatcaaatcactgagtaattaatttttaaaatgagaggtgcaacgtggatatcacatacctaaataacataactaagcaagttatgtgatttccacattgcatctctcattttaaaaattaattgctcagtcatttgacaaacgattttaaaaattttatatcgctggatagataaatgaccgttttttcaagtttttaggtaaatgaccattttttatatcgcttttaaataaaaaatggcggattttttgaaaaaaaaaaacgttgttgacttgttttattaaaacacccagtatatttttttgtgtcttgaaaaaaccgtcatttacctatccagcgatataaaaaattttaaaatcagttgccaaatgactgagcaattaatttttagaatgagagatgcaatgtggaaaccACAtctaacataatatcattttgctcagttatgttatttaggtatgtgatatccacgttgcacccctcattttaaaattaattactcagtgatttgacaaccgattttgaaaaactttatatcgctggataggtgaatgacctttctttcaagttacaaaaaatatactgggtgttccattaaaaaaaagtcaacaaagtttttttcaaaaatccgccattttttatttcgtatttgaaagcgatataaaaaattcaatccattcaaacaaaacgtttactaaaataaaacatttcagcgaaaaccgcatatttctatcttgaaccttttagaagttataggcagttaaaatgggggaaaatataagtggataCCCGGTATAATTTACTTCTTTTTATTGTACATATTCCTGGCCTGTTCTactcgtatttttatttatacatagtgtgaccaactccaattcagtcgaatccgggacaaggctgaaaaaaatacctgaaatcttagaagaataacgtattcaaaatttcaaaatagaattttaccagaacgttgaaaattcggatggcccggaagccttgtccgggacgccgggacacgacatcgtaattcgggccatgtcccggatttttcgggctagttggtcacactatttatacagggtgtccagaaactctaccgacaaacgaagacaggagattcttcagataattttaagacaatttagctcaattcgcctagtccgaaaatgcttcctaaaggagctagagctctttgaagatggcttcttgtaattagtttttcttaaatacctccagaacgcttcaatttataaaaacgaaaatcggtacgtatatttatctttcagagataaatcgattccatccattgccaatttctagtaccgatcataggcgtccgttttgggtagggcaacggttattttatcacataacttttttgtctttaacttttaagcatttttgacactggattattaaattgtgaggtattctagtactaaaaggtactcttggtttaagtccgtaggacacacggttttctagaaaaatcgaattgaaaatttttcgttttttaaatttgaataaaaatttaaaaaaattttcaaacaaaacggtgtatt from Diabrotica virgifera virgifera chromosome 5, PGI_DIABVI_V3a includes these protein-coding regions:
- the LOC126884822 gene encoding uncharacterized protein LOC126884822, with product MDKSSKPKRSKNPEENKLDLEFRQILCVIKQFIPYVNSNSHLSAYRSWLEKLSSAQTEKANRNRYLIELAKQIKDNVLVYPFHENPSGVDLEQFTEAESDGELTEEGNSILCDVLCNANNISADSSLIMPKEYSQNVQERQGNVENIGTNDLRCPKMPEESSWLDLTDGDESQTSIQVAQLNGSGDTKKETKSIQFKDDTTTKEVVDGKVPLKNTNFVPADWKDTIEALQMRLTETLNQNEDLKRMLESQNTALSYEVKAREEVEGKLKKSSELFKKQSEIIHVRNEEAFKKFETSFQMELNDVHHSYQIRMEEMKANYEARIAEIKLEFENDKKAKDQEICRLSEIIHQQCTRMSNEITALKTQVESTFNHKPEDKIILLQKCISKMNKFYQKSEKEYLKQIEKLKQDIEFKDKLQLIQMKTQHAELTVQSSVERQKHIDDIINNLEVKYIKMLEMHEKQVMESKKIDDERLQYLKDLLEKHNISFKVF